Below is a window of Helicobacter sp. MIT 05-5293 DNA.
AAAGAAAGCTTGATGATTGCTTTATCTGCGCGTAAGATTCTATGGATTGTTTTACTTGCGTGCGCTCTTGTAGGATTTGCGTTGTATGCGATTGGTGTAGGGACGCTTTCTATCAGCTATCACAAAATCTTTGCGATGATTTTTGGCTCTGCACAAGATGTCGCAGGGTTAGAAGATTTTGTGGTGTTTGAGGTGAGAATCCCACGCATCATTGCAAGTATTGTTGTGGGCGGTTCGTTGGCATTAAGTGGGGCGTTGTATCAAGGTATTATCGGTAATCCGCTTGTCTCTCCAAGTATTCTTGGCGTGCTTAATGGTGCGAGTTTTGGCGCGGCGTTGGGTATGTTGCTTGGATTCAATGTGTTGGGTATGGAAGCATTGTGCTTTGCATTTGGAATCTTTGCAATGAGCATAGCGGTGCTACTAAGTCAGCTTTTTGACGGGCGCAGGAGTATTTTGATGCTGATACTTGGCGGTATGATTAGCTCGGCATTTTTTGGCGCGGGGGTGAGTGTGTTAAAGCTCCTTGCTGATCCTTACAATACTTTGCCTAATATTGTATTTTGGCTTATGGGTTCTTTAAGCGGGATTAGTGGGTTTAGTTTCCCTTTGGTGTTTGCGAGTGTCATTTTTGTTTTGAGCTTTATTTTCAGCACGCTTTTTGCGCGTTATGTGGATATACTCAATCTCGATGATGAAAGCGCACACGCTTTAGGTGTGAATGTCAAATTGATGCGGCTTGTTTTTGTGGTGATGGCGACATTTTTAGCGAGTTGTAGTGTAACGCTGGGAGGTATTATTGGCTGGGTAGGTTTGGTGATACCGCATATTGCGCGTTTTATTATCGGCGCAAATCATCGTTTTATGCTGCCTTTTTGTGCGCTTTTTGGGGCGTTGTTTTTACTTTTTTGCGATAGTCTTGCACGAGGTTTATTAAGCACAGAAATCCCTTTGGGAATCCTCACAAGCATTTTTGGAATCCCCATTTTTGTGGCGATTTTATACACGACTAAGCGAGCAGTGAATGAATAGCGCACTTAGTGTTTGTGATATGAGTGTGAAAATAGGCAAGAATAAGGAAATCTTGCGTCATATTAATTTTGAGCTTGGGCGCGGAGAAATCTGTGCAATTTTGGGCGCAAATGGCAGTGGCAAAAGCACGCTTTTACGCGCTATTTTAGGTGTTTTGCCATATAGTGGGAGCGTGAAGATTTTTAATCAAGAATGTCATAGTCTCTCGAATCTGCAACGTTCAAAGATTCTAAGCTATGTCCCACAATCCCAACACATCAGTTTCCCCTTTACTTTGCTTGAAGTCGTGATGATGGGTGCATTTGCTAAAAGCGCGTTTGTCTATCGTGCAGAGGATTCTAAAAAAGCATTTGAGGCATTGGAATTGCTCTCCATTGCTCACCTTGCTTCGCAAAAATTTTCTACACTTTCTGGAGGACAAAAACAGCTTGGACTTATTGCACGCGCACTCGTGCAAGATAGCCCGATAATTGTCCTTGATGAGCCTGTGAGTGCGCTTGATATGTCGTATGCGTTTAGACTTTTGGAGATTCTCTCAACATTGCGTGATAAGAGTATTGTTATCACTTCGCACCACCCTGACCAGTGCTTTATCGCCCAACGCATTTTAATGCTCAAAAAAGGTGAGTTGTTTGCTTTTGGCAATTATGATGAGATTCTAAGAGAATCAACGATTGATGCGCTGTATGGTGTTACGACACAGAGTGTGATGTTGCCAAATGGAGGGCGGTATTTTTGCCCTTTGAATACACAAAGATTTAGCGATGAGAAGAGCTAAGAAAAAGGAAAGAAGTTCTCTTTGTATTGCCTTTTTTATTGCAGTGGGAATCTATGTGCTGCTTGGCGTATGTGTGTATGCGGTGATGATAAAAATGAAAGATTATGAGATTCTTGCTCAAAAGACTTATTATCTTTCACTTTCGCATTTTGTGCCAAGCTCATCACAAGAAACAAATCAAGAGCATCAAAAAGCCCAAGATTCTTCAATTAATGAGATTGATAAGGTGAAACCCACAGCCTCGCGTAAGAAAAAACCTCCCAAAGCGCAAACACATTCATTTCCGCAGACCTCCCAGCCCATATCTGCTCCGTCATCGCAAGCAGTCGATTCGGATTCTGATGATGCGTATGCGCGCAGGATTTATGCACTGATTTCAGAATCTTACACTTATCCCTCGTATTTGAAAAATAAAGGCATCAAAGGAGAAGTAAAACTCCGCTTTGAAATCGATGAAAATGGGGCATTAAATAATGTCAAGATTCTGCAAAGTAGCCGTTTTGAAAGTCTTGATAAACTCGCAATCAAAAGTCTTTTAAAGGCTTCTCATTATTTTCCCAAACCTTCCGCAAATCGTGAGATGATCATTACTCTAGGCTATGGGACAAAGTGATTTTACAGGGTTTATTAAGGGATTTGTAGAATCTTCATATTTATCATAATTAGATATATTTTGAGAAAATAGGCTAAAATTTCCAAAAATACATATTGTGTTTTAAAATATATTGATATTTATTTCATATTTTGGTATATTTCCAAAAATACATATTGTGTTTAAGATTTTTTACGAGGAGTTTTTATGCAGGTTTCTACTATTTCCTATCCGAGAATCGGTGCAAAGCGCGAACTAAAATTTGGGATTGAAAAATATTTTAAGGGTGAGATTTCTCAAGCTGAATTGTTGAATCTAGCAAAA
It encodes the following:
- a CDS encoding iron ABC transporter permease, giving the protein MIALSARKILWIVLLACALVGFALYAIGVGTLSISYHKIFAMIFGSAQDVAGLEDFVVFEVRIPRIIASIVVGGSLALSGALYQGIIGNPLVSPSILGVLNGASFGAALGMLLGFNVLGMEALCFAFGIFAMSIAVLLSQLFDGRRSILMLILGGMISSAFFGAGVSVLKLLADPYNTLPNIVFWLMGSLSGISGFSFPLVFASVIFVLSFIFSTLFARYVDILNLDDESAHALGVNVKLMRLVFVVMATFLASCSVTLGGIIGWVGLVIPHIARFIIGANHRFMLPFCALFGALFLLFCDSLARGLLSTEIPLGILTSIFGIPIFVAILYTTKRAVNE
- a CDS encoding energy transducer TonB translates to MRRAKKKERSSLCIAFFIAVGIYVLLGVCVYAVMIKMKDYEILAQKTYYLSLSHFVPSSSQETNQEHQKAQDSSINEIDKVKPTASRKKKPPKAQTHSFPQTSQPISAPSSQAVDSDSDDAYARRIYALISESYTYPSYLKNKGIKGEVKLRFEIDENGALNNVKILQSSRFESLDKLAIKSLLKASHYFPKPSANREMIITLGYGTK
- a CDS encoding ABC transporter ATP-binding protein, whose protein sequence is MNSALSVCDMSVKIGKNKEILRHINFELGRGEICAILGANGSGKSTLLRAILGVLPYSGSVKIFNQECHSLSNLQRSKILSYVPQSQHISFPFTLLEVVMMGAFAKSAFVYRAEDSKKAFEALELLSIAHLASQKFSTLSGGQKQLGLIARALVQDSPIIVLDEPVSALDMSYAFRLLEILSTLRDKSIVITSHHPDQCFIAQRILMLKKGELFAFGNYDEILRESTIDALYGVTTQSVMLPNGGRYFCPLNTQRFSDEKS